The Globicephala melas chromosome 13, mGloMel1.2, whole genome shotgun sequence genome includes a region encoding these proteins:
- the SYT4 gene encoding synaptotagmin-4, which translates to MAPIATSREEFDEIPTVVGIFSAFGLVFTVSLFAWICCQRKSSKSNKTPPYKFVHVLKGVDIYPENLNSKKKFGADEKNEVKNKPAGPKNSLRLDLEKRDLNGNFPKTNLKAGSPDLENVTPKLFSEGEKEAVSPDSLKSSTSLTSDEKQEKLGTLFFSLEYNFEKKTFVVNIKEARGLPAMDEQSMTSDPYIKMMILPEKKHKVKTRVLRKTLDPAFDETFTFYGIPYTQIQELALHFTILSFDRFSRDDIIGEVLIPLTGIELTDGKKLMNREIIKRNVRKSSGRGELLISLCYQSITNTLTVVVLKARHLPKSDVSGLSDPYVKVNLYHAKKRISKKKTHVKKCTPNAVFNELFVFDIPCEGLEEISVEFLVLDSERESQNEVIGRLVLGAAAEGASGEHWKEICDYPRRQIAKWHVLCDG; encoded by the exons ATGGCTCCGATCGCTACCAGCCGGGAAGAATTTG ATGAAATCCCCACAGTGGTGGGGATCTTCAGTGCATTTGGCCTGGTCTTCACAGTCTCTCTGTTTGCATGGATCTGCTGTCAGAGAAAATCATCCAAATCTAACAAGACTCCTCCATATAAGTTTGTGCATGTGCTAAAGGGAGTTGATATTTATCCTGAAAACCTAAACAGCAAAAAGAAGTTTGgagcagatgagaaaaatgaagtaaaGAATAAACCAGCTGGGCCAAAGAATTCTTTGCGTCTTGATCTTGAGAAGAGAGATCTAAATGGCAATTTTCCCAAAACAAACCTCAAAGCTGGCAGTCCTGACCTGGAGAATGTGACCCCAAAGCTTTTCTCAGAAGGGGAAAAAGAGGCAGTTTCCCCTGATAGCTTAAAGTCCAGTACTTCTCTTACTTCAGATGAGAAACAAGAGAAGCTGGGAACCCTCTTCTTCTCCTTAGAGTATAACtttgagaagaaaacatttgTGGTAAATATTAAAGAAGCCCGTGGCTTGCCAGCCATGGATGAGCAGTCGATGACCTCTGATCCATACATCAAAATGATGATTCTCCCAGAGAAGAAGCATAAAGTGAAAACCAGAGTTCTGAGAAAGACCTTGGACCCAGCTTTTGATGAGACCTTTACATTCTATGGAATACCCTACACTCAGATCCAAGAGTTGGCCTTGCACTTCACAATCTTGAGTTTTGATAGGTTTTCAAGAGATGATATAATTGGAGAAGTCCTTATTCCTCTCACAGGAATTGAATTAACTGATGGAAAAAAGTTAATGAACAGAGAGATTATCAAGAGAAATGTTAGG AAGTCTTCAGGACGTGGTGAGTTACTGATCTCTCTCTGCTATCAGTCCATCACAAACACTCTCACTGTGGTTGTTTTAAAAGCTCGGCACCTGCCTAAATCTGATGTGTCTGGACTTTCAG ATCCCTATGTCAAAGTGAACCTGTACCATGCCAAAAAGAGAATCTCCAAAAAGAAGACTCATGTGAAGAAATGCACCCCCAATGCAGTGTTCAATGAACTGTTTGTCTTTGACATTCCCTGtgagggtcttgaagagataagTGTTGAATTTCTGGTTTTGGATTCTGAAAGGGAATCCCAAAATGAGGTAATTGGGCGGTTGGTCCTGGGAGCAGCAGCAGAAGGAGCCAGTGGAGAGCACTGGAAGGAGATTTGTGACTATCCCAGGAGACAAATTGCCAAGTGGCATGTGCTCTGTGATGGTTAG